In Solanum pennellii chromosome 7, SPENNV200, the following are encoded in one genomic region:
- the LOC107026113 gene encoding probable chlorophyll(ide) b reductase NYC1, chloroplastic isoform X1, with protein sequence MDMVAKVHVSTHHLLPSSNVFRPSIVKVHGRRRVFVQPCRSFKSDDAEYVKVNKLVGAIRSAVWSCSKPSLRTENKLREAMEMLEERLFWLALYVGRYIITMMSTGVVMFVGFQLSGGDSQMNELIWYSWLGGIIIGTMIGSNLVLDEVARAGPRNVLITGRYNTLLIPSLFVITFLIIFWCSTRGLGKALAREFLLSGDRVIVTSRSPASVRLTIEELEENLKEAVNAATGSARLKLAHAKVVGMACDVSEPVDVKELGKFAADELGYIDIWVNNAGTNKGFRPLLEFTDNDIQEIVSTNLIGSILCTKEAIQIMKTQSEGGHVFNMDGAGSGGSSTPLTAVYGSTKCGLRQLQSSLLKECKRSKVGVHTASPGMVLTDLLLSGSTIQNRQMFNIICEHPETVARTLVPRMRVVKGSGRAINYLTPPRILIALVTAWLRRGRWFDDQGRALYAAEADRLRNWAESRTRFSFTDAMEMYTENTWVSVFSLSVVCAFIILSSTGST encoded by the exons atggaCATGGTGGCGAAGGTACACGTGTCAACACACCACCTACTACCGAGCAGTAATGTTTTCCGGCCTTCGATTGTGAAGGTTCATGGACGACGTAGAGTTTTTGTACAACCTTGCAGGAGCTTTAAGTCTGATGATGCTGAGTATGTGAAGGTGAACAAATTGGTTGGAGCTATTAGGTCTGCTGTATGGAGTTGTTCAAAGCCAAGTTTGAGAACTGAAAATAAGCTTAGAGAAGCTATGGAGATGTTGGAAGAGAGATTATTCTGG TTGGCTTTATATGTTGGAAGATATATTATAACAATGATGAGCACAGGTGTTGTCATGTTCGTTGGGTTTCAGTTGTCAG GTGGAGATAGCCAGATGAATGAATTGATATGGTACAGCTGGCTTGGAGGAATTATTATCGGCACTATGATAGGATCCAATTTAGTTTTGGATGAAGTTGCTCGAGCTGGCCCCCGTAATGTCCTTATAACTGGAAGGTATAATACTTTACTCATACCTTCATTGTTTGTAATtacctttttaattattttttggtgCAGTACAAGGGGACTAGGGAAAGCTCTTGCCCGCGAATTCTTACTTTCTGGAGATCGAGTCATTGTTACCTCCCGCAg CCCGGCATCTGTCCGTTTGACTATCGAGGAGCTTGAGGAAAATCTGAAGGAAGCTGTCAATGCTGCCACCGGCTCTGCTAGACTAAAGTTGGCACATGCAAAAGTGGTTGGTATGGCTTGTGACGTCTCTGAACCTGTTGATGTTAAAGAACTGGGCAAGTTTGCTGCAGATGAACTTGGTTATATTGACATTTGG GTAAACAATGCTGGGACAAACAAAGGCTTTCGACCCTTGCTGGAGTTCACCGACAATGATATTCAAGAG ATTGTCTCAACAAACCTGATTGGTTCTATACTATGCACTAAAGAAGCCATCCAAATCATGAAAACCCAAAGCGAAGGTGGACATGTCTTTAATATGGATGGTGCAGGTTCTGGAGGATCTAGCACCCCTCTAACAGCTGT CTATGGGTCTACAAAATGTGGTCTCAGGCAGCTTCAATCATCCCTACTGAAGGAGTGCAAGCGGTCAAAAGTTGGAGTGCATACGGCGTCTCCAGGCATGGTCCTAACCGACCTACTTCTGAG TGGATCAACTATCCAAAATAGGCAGATGTTTAACATCATTTGCGAACATCCAGAGACAGTTGCTAGAACACTAGTGCCAAGGATGCGGGTTGTAAAAGGAAGTGGAAGAGCCATCAATTATTTGACTCCACCAAGGATCTTAATTGCCTTAGTAACCGCATGGTTGAGACGGGGCCGATGGTTTGATGATCAG GGAAGAGCACTGTATGCTGCAGAGGCAGATCGACTCCGTAACTGGGCTGAAAGCCGGACACGTTTTTCATTCACAGATGCGATGGAGATGTACACTGAGAATACTTGGGTGTCTGTGTTCTCACTCTCTGTAGTTTGTGCATTCATCATATTATCTAGCACAGGTAGTACATAA
- the LOC107026113 gene encoding probable chlorophyll(ide) b reductase NYC1, chloroplastic isoform X2, with the protein MDMVAKVHVSTHHLLPSSNVFRPSIVKVHGRRRVFVQPCRSFKSDDAEYVKVNKLVGAIRSAVWSCSKPSLRTENKLREAMEMLEERLFWLALYVGRYIITMMSTGVVMFVGFQLSGGDSQMNELIWYSWLGGIIIGTMIGSNLVLDEVARAGPRNVLITGSTRGLGKALAREFLLSGDRVIVTSRSPASVRLTIEELEENLKEAVNAATGSARLKLAHAKVVGMACDVSEPVDVKELGKFAADELGYIDIWVNNAGTNKGFRPLLEFTDNDIQEIVSTNLIGSILCTKEAIQIMKTQSEGGHVFNMDGAGSGGSSTPLTAVYGSTKCGLRQLQSSLLKECKRSKVGVHTASPGMVLTDLLLSGSTIQNRQMFNIICEHPETVARTLVPRMRVVKGSGRAINYLTPPRILIALVTAWLRRGRWFDDQGRALYAAEADRLRNWAESRTRFSFTDAMEMYTENTWVSVFSLSVVCAFIILSSTGST; encoded by the exons atggaCATGGTGGCGAAGGTACACGTGTCAACACACCACCTACTACCGAGCAGTAATGTTTTCCGGCCTTCGATTGTGAAGGTTCATGGACGACGTAGAGTTTTTGTACAACCTTGCAGGAGCTTTAAGTCTGATGATGCTGAGTATGTGAAGGTGAACAAATTGGTTGGAGCTATTAGGTCTGCTGTATGGAGTTGTTCAAAGCCAAGTTTGAGAACTGAAAATAAGCTTAGAGAAGCTATGGAGATGTTGGAAGAGAGATTATTCTGG TTGGCTTTATATGTTGGAAGATATATTATAACAATGATGAGCACAGGTGTTGTCATGTTCGTTGGGTTTCAGTTGTCAG GTGGAGATAGCCAGATGAATGAATTGATATGGTACAGCTGGCTTGGAGGAATTATTATCGGCACTATGATAGGATCCAATTTAGTTTTGGATGAAGTTGCTCGAGCTGGCCCCCGTAATGTCCTTATAACTGGAAG TACAAGGGGACTAGGGAAAGCTCTTGCCCGCGAATTCTTACTTTCTGGAGATCGAGTCATTGTTACCTCCCGCAg CCCGGCATCTGTCCGTTTGACTATCGAGGAGCTTGAGGAAAATCTGAAGGAAGCTGTCAATGCTGCCACCGGCTCTGCTAGACTAAAGTTGGCACATGCAAAAGTGGTTGGTATGGCTTGTGACGTCTCTGAACCTGTTGATGTTAAAGAACTGGGCAAGTTTGCTGCAGATGAACTTGGTTATATTGACATTTGG GTAAACAATGCTGGGACAAACAAAGGCTTTCGACCCTTGCTGGAGTTCACCGACAATGATATTCAAGAG ATTGTCTCAACAAACCTGATTGGTTCTATACTATGCACTAAAGAAGCCATCCAAATCATGAAAACCCAAAGCGAAGGTGGACATGTCTTTAATATGGATGGTGCAGGTTCTGGAGGATCTAGCACCCCTCTAACAGCTGT CTATGGGTCTACAAAATGTGGTCTCAGGCAGCTTCAATCATCCCTACTGAAGGAGTGCAAGCGGTCAAAAGTTGGAGTGCATACGGCGTCTCCAGGCATGGTCCTAACCGACCTACTTCTGAG TGGATCAACTATCCAAAATAGGCAGATGTTTAACATCATTTGCGAACATCCAGAGACAGTTGCTAGAACACTAGTGCCAAGGATGCGGGTTGTAAAAGGAAGTGGAAGAGCCATCAATTATTTGACTCCACCAAGGATCTTAATTGCCTTAGTAACCGCATGGTTGAGACGGGGCCGATGGTTTGATGATCAG GGAAGAGCACTGTATGCTGCAGAGGCAGATCGACTCCGTAACTGGGCTGAAAGCCGGACACGTTTTTCATTCACAGATGCGATGGAGATGTACACTGAGAATACTTGGGTGTCTGTGTTCTCACTCTCTGTAGTTTGTGCATTCATCATATTATCTAGCACAGGTAGTACATAA